In one Hyphomicrobium sp. 99 genomic region, the following are encoded:
- the phaR gene encoding polyhydroxyalkanoate synthesis repressor PhaR, protein MLTNPDPQTQAPKREAVVIKKYANRRLYNTETSTYVTLEDLAKMVRGDRDFVVYDAKNGDDLTHAVLTQIIVEQESREGGQALLPIPFLRQLIRFYDDSIARMVPSYLQFSLEHLAKEQVRFREQFASAFSNPAAAFDFYQQQARQNMAMFEQAMSMWASFGSPGKGGKPGEGQASGAAATGTEQTGDRDELSELKSQLSAMQQKIEKLSQSRP, encoded by the coding sequence ATGTTGACCAATCCAGATCCACAGACCCAAGCTCCGAAGCGCGAGGCCGTCGTTATTAAAAAGTACGCCAACCGGCGGCTTTATAATACCGAAACCAGTACGTACGTAACGCTGGAAGATCTGGCGAAAATGGTGCGTGGTGATCGCGACTTCGTGGTTTACGACGCCAAGAACGGCGATGACCTGACCCACGCGGTTCTTACGCAGATCATCGTCGAGCAGGAAAGCCGCGAAGGCGGGCAAGCCCTTCTGCCCATCCCGTTCCTTCGGCAGCTCATTCGCTTCTACGACGATAGCATCGCCCGCATGGTGCCGAGCTATCTTCAATTCAGTCTCGAACATTTGGCGAAAGAGCAGGTTCGTTTTCGCGAGCAGTTCGCGTCGGCCTTCTCAAACCCAGCGGCAGCATTCGATTTCTATCAACAGCAAGCCCGGCAGAACATGGCCATGTTCGAACAGGCGATGTCGATGTGGGCGTCGTTCGGAAGCCCTGGCAAGGGCGGCAAGCCCGGCGAAGGCCAAGCTTCTGGTGCGGCTGCTACCGGCACCGAACAGACCGGCGATCGCGACGAGCTGAGCGAGCTCAAGTCTCAGCTCTCAGCGATGCAGCAGAAAATCGAAAAGCTCTCGCAATCGCGGCCCTAA
- the mtgA gene encoding monofunctional biosynthetic peptidoglycan transglycosylase, protein MDRPDGISGTTAAPLSPLGDSLDMLLPPRPIAAAEVGAALARSLATDHALSAPNVVETGKYHVALETALADHQQDQWQPPLPLPPRAFLKPPELTEPTFGTARPFEPLFPDRSATEPEPQQLEPAITLPIEELAPIGDVFAEIDAEVSSRSHPAAEPENTDPFAQPGVLSEPAPEFALPGGTEPTKEFLGQTVPQRMLEPRLWAPPPPPAFDGLTVDPSMRPDLVPVPTKQPVAKNKGSLLKRTAKLLAWIAVGWLALVLLLILVYRYVNPPASALMLQQWITGQSVSQKWVSIEDMSPNIVRAVLLSEDGRFCQHSGIDFEALEDAYEKASSGSLRGASTISMQVIKNLFLWPSKSYLRKAIELPLTYVMELVWPKHRIMEVYLNIAEWGPGIFGAETASEFYFRKPARSLSERDSARLAVALPNPLARNPGKPGPGLQRLANAIQVRMRLAPSSQLACVLPKRRI, encoded by the coding sequence ATGGATCGGCCGGACGGAATATCGGGCACAACTGCCGCGCCCCTGTCGCCCTTGGGCGACAGCTTGGACATGCTCTTACCGCCACGACCAATCGCAGCCGCTGAAGTCGGCGCGGCGCTCGCCCGTTCCCTTGCCACCGACCACGCATTGAGCGCACCTAACGTCGTTGAAACTGGCAAATACCACGTGGCCCTCGAGACGGCGCTGGCCGATCACCAGCAAGATCAATGGCAGCCGCCGTTGCCGCTTCCGCCTCGCGCTTTTCTTAAGCCCCCTGAACTCACCGAACCAACCTTCGGAACGGCCCGGCCATTCGAGCCGCTGTTCCCCGATCGATCGGCGACAGAACCGGAACCCCAACAGCTGGAACCGGCGATCACACTCCCCATCGAAGAGCTGGCGCCCATAGGCGATGTGTTCGCTGAAATAGACGCCGAAGTCTCATCTCGCTCTCACCCCGCTGCAGAGCCTGAAAATACCGATCCATTTGCGCAGCCCGGTGTCCTTTCGGAACCCGCACCTGAGTTCGCGTTGCCCGGAGGCACTGAGCCGACGAAAGAGTTTCTCGGCCAAACCGTGCCGCAGCGCATGCTGGAGCCGCGCCTGTGGGCGCCGCCTCCGCCGCCCGCATTCGATGGTCTGACCGTTGATCCCTCGATGCGGCCGGATCTCGTGCCAGTGCCGACGAAGCAGCCGGTTGCGAAGAACAAAGGCTCACTTCTCAAACGAACAGCGAAGCTTTTGGCGTGGATTGCCGTCGGCTGGCTCGCTCTCGTCCTGCTGCTGATCCTCGTCTACCGCTACGTTAATCCACCGGCTTCGGCGTTGATGCTGCAGCAATGGATCACGGGCCAGTCGGTTTCTCAGAAGTGGGTATCGATAGAGGATATGTCGCCGAATATCGTTCGCGCAGTACTGCTGAGCGAGGACGGTCGCTTCTGTCAGCATTCCGGCATCGACTTCGAGGCCTTGGAGGATGCGTATGAGAAAGCGAGTAGTGGATCGTTGCGTGGCGCCAGCACCATTTCGATGCAGGTCATCAAGAACCTGTTCCTTTGGCCGTCGAAGAGCTATTTGCGCAAAGCCATCGAGCTTCCGCTGACCTACGTGATGGAGCTCGTTTGGCCGAAGCATCGCATCATGGAAGTTTACCTAAACATCGCCGAATGGGGCCCCGGCATCTTCGGGGCCGAGACGGCCTCTGAATTCTATTTCCGCAAACCCGCCAGAAGCCTCTCAGAGCGGGACTCAGCCCGCCTTGCGGTCGCCCTGCCGAACCCCCTGGCGCGCAACCCTGGGAAGCCAGGGCCCGGCCTCCAGCGCCTCGCCAATGCCATCCAGGTCCGTATGCGGCTCGCACCGTCTAGCCAGCTGGCCTGCGTCCTCCCGAAACGCCGCATTTAA
- a CDS encoding NAD(P)/FAD-dependent oxidoreductase — protein sequence MSEGISTLERHLVIGAGPVGLAMAAALKRHGIPFDLVDAAPGVGGNWLHGVYRHAHIVSSKKATEYTDFPMPDEYPDFPSADQMLAYLTAFAKERGLLGSSEFNKSVAHASPDGAGTWTVKFADGEKRKYKGVVVCNGHHWDKRYPSFRGNFTGEILHSKDYVGPEQLADKRVLVIGGGNSGVDMACDAGRFGRSCDISLQSGYWYLPKTFLGRPLTDIPIWGLPVLLQRAILKLIVAVTIGDYRRYGLQKPNHKIFDRHPAFGTDLLNAIRLGRVNPRPAIDHVEDKTVTFADGTTGTYDLIIAATGFNTSFPFLREGLVKVDRGVVQVYGGAFPAGVRGLYIVGWAQARNGFGRLITPLADLYARMIALQDELTLPLGTLMESSFTQRLPTTHLVDPEKSRREIRLAHWILPLLKLRDRRLARKQKLKAEKSGITARA from the coding sequence ATGAGCGAAGGAATAAGCACGCTCGAGCGCCACCTCGTCATCGGTGCAGGCCCGGTCGGCCTCGCGATGGCGGCAGCATTGAAGCGTCACGGTATTCCCTTCGACCTTGTCGATGCAGCTCCGGGTGTCGGTGGCAACTGGCTGCATGGCGTTTATCGGCACGCGCACATCGTCTCGTCCAAGAAGGCGACGGAGTACACCGATTTCCCGATGCCGGATGAATATCCGGATTTTCCATCCGCCGATCAGATGCTCGCCTACCTAACCGCATTCGCGAAAGAGCGCGGCCTTCTGGGCTCGAGCGAGTTCAATAAAAGCGTAGCGCACGCGTCGCCCGATGGTGCCGGAACCTGGACTGTGAAATTCGCCGACGGCGAAAAGCGCAAATACAAAGGCGTCGTCGTCTGCAACGGCCATCACTGGGACAAGCGCTATCCCAGCTTCCGTGGGAACTTCACGGGAGAAATTTTGCATTCCAAGGATTATGTGGGCCCTGAGCAGCTTGCCGACAAACGCGTACTTGTCATCGGCGGTGGCAATTCGGGCGTCGACATGGCGTGTGACGCAGGCCGCTTCGGCCGCTCATGCGACATCAGTTTGCAGTCCGGCTATTGGTATTTGCCAAAGACCTTTTTAGGTCGTCCGCTGACGGATATTCCGATTTGGGGATTGCCGGTATTACTCCAGCGCGCGATTTTGAAGTTGATCGTAGCCGTCACCATTGGTGATTACCGGCGCTACGGCCTCCAAAAGCCGAACCACAAGATCTTCGACCGCCACCCCGCATTCGGGACCGACCTTCTGAACGCCATCCGGCTCGGACGCGTCAATCCACGGCCGGCGATCGATCACGTGGAAGACAAGACTGTTACGTTCGCCGATGGCACCACCGGCACCTACGATCTCATCATCGCGGCGACGGGCTTCAATACGTCATTTCCGTTCCTTCGCGAGGGCCTCGTGAAGGTCGATCGCGGCGTCGTGCAAGTTTATGGAGGAGCATTCCCGGCGGGCGTTCGCGGGCTCTACATCGTCGGATGGGCTCAAGCCCGCAACGGTTTCGGCCGCCTTATCACGCCGCTGGCTGATCTCTATGCGCGCATGATCGCATTGCAGGACGAGCTGACACTTCCGCTTGGCACGTTGATGGAGAGTTCATTCACGCAGCGATTGCCGACGACGCATTTGGTCGATCCGGAAAAATCCCGCCGCGAGATCCGTCTCGCCCACTGGATCTTGCCGCTGCTGAAACTGCGTGATCGGCGACTGGCGCGCAAACAAAAGCTCAAAGCCGAGAAAAGCGGAATAACGGCACGCGCATAA
- a CDS encoding polyprenyl synthetase family protein, whose amino-acid sequence MSPFLVQLGNSATVVEAFLAAVLAEQEAAGTPPRLAEALRHAVLGGGKRFRPFLVFHSAALFGAGEEAALPAAAALECIHCYSLVHDDLPAMDNDELRRGRPTVWKAYDEWTAILVGDALQALAFELITGPKGRDNPKAQAELVHLLAIASGSIGMVGGQVLDLEAGKLGARPDPTISDVMRLQAMKTGKLITAACEMGAIVGGASADERAALKTYGEYLGAAFQISDDLLDAEGSSADVGKATGKDAAAGKATLIGMLGIAEARRYLDRSIAAGIDALAVFGNKAEPLAEAARLMGRRES is encoded by the coding sequence GTGTCACCGTTTCTTGTCCAGCTTGGCAACTCGGCAACAGTCGTAGAGGCCTTTTTAGCCGCCGTTCTTGCCGAGCAGGAGGCCGCGGGAACGCCGCCCCGGCTGGCTGAGGCGCTTCGTCACGCCGTTCTCGGCGGCGGCAAACGCTTCCGGCCCTTTCTCGTTTTCCACAGCGCCGCCCTGTTCGGCGCGGGTGAAGAGGCTGCCCTTCCAGCGGCCGCCGCGCTCGAGTGCATCCACTGCTATTCGCTCGTCCACGACGACCTTCCTGCCATGGACAACGACGAGTTGAGGCGCGGCCGCCCGACCGTTTGGAAAGCCTATGACGAATGGACGGCCATTCTGGTCGGAGACGCGCTGCAAGCGCTAGCGTTCGAACTGATCACCGGGCCGAAGGGCCGCGACAATCCGAAGGCTCAGGCGGAGTTGGTGCACCTTCTTGCGATTGCCTCGGGCTCCATCGGAATGGTCGGCGGCCAGGTTCTCGATCTTGAGGCCGGAAAGCTCGGCGCGCGCCCCGATCCGACGATCTCGGACGTCATGCGACTGCAGGCGATGAAAACGGGCAAGTTGATTACGGCGGCTTGCGAAATGGGTGCGATCGTCGGCGGCGCGAGCGCGGATGAACGTGCGGCTCTCAAAACTTACGGGGAGTATCTCGGCGCGGCGTTCCAGATCAGCGACGATCTCTTGGATGCCGAAGGCTCAAGCGCTGATGTCGGCAAAGCGACCGGCAAGGACGCCGCCGCGGGCAAAGCGACGCTGATCGGCATGCTTGGAATTGCGGAAGCGCGTCGCTACCTCGACCGCTCCATCGCCGCTGGCATTGATGCGCTCGCGGTATTCGGAAACAAAGCGGAGCCCCTGGCTGAAGCTGCGCGACTGATGGGCCGTCGCGAAAGCTAA
- a CDS encoding GGDEF and EAL domain-containing protein, whose translation MISGRDSDGRSAGPPPEDKTPSENSERIELLPEAEGLDLVSILSSVEETAYVWDLRTGRVDWESNAPEILDVSDLSQISTGAAYHALIAPEHLNVRLQAFSRSVGADNLRGVPYRIQYRLRPGGLRSGKEVRLEDQGRWWPGPDGHPQLARGVVRIVDDQYLEQQRLLVRNDLDELTGQLNRIRLTQALGTVLSRTERDRRSCAFLMISVNNLAVINETFGLEVGDEVIAEVGRRIRAKLRGGDVIGRYSANKFGIILMNCGARAAETAAERFIEAVRDTTIKTTAAQLSATISLGGVIIPDQANSVQDTVNFALRTLDIAKSKRFDCFVLYEPSPAGDGARVRNKTIAEGVVSALDENRMRLMLQPMIATRSGKAEIYEALLRMERHDGSLVSAGEFVPIAEQLGLSRLIDRRTLELTVDLLMKHSDLVVSVNVSGLTCTDKEWLLTLHRLTAGQPDVLGRMIVEITETVALQEIDQSVTFVDTLRELGCRVAIDDFGAGYTSFKNLKLLNVDMVKIDGAFVKNVADDKSDQIFVKTMIDLAKSFGVETVAEWVGDERSANYLIDAGVTYMQGYYYGQPFDSSDYVKAA comes from the coding sequence GTGATTTCCGGACGTGACTCTGACGGGAGATCTGCGGGCCCGCCGCCTGAGGACAAGACGCCGTCCGAAAATTCCGAACGAATTGAACTCCTCCCGGAAGCTGAGGGGCTGGATCTCGTCAGCATTCTCTCGTCCGTTGAGGAAACAGCCTACGTCTGGGACCTTCGGACCGGCCGGGTAGACTGGGAAAGCAACGCTCCCGAAATTCTCGATGTCAGCGATCTGAGCCAGATCTCGACAGGCGCAGCCTATCACGCGCTGATCGCACCCGAGCATCTGAACGTCCGTCTCCAGGCCTTTTCACGCAGCGTCGGAGCCGACAACCTGCGAGGCGTTCCCTACCGCATTCAGTATCGCCTGCGCCCTGGTGGCCTGCGCAGCGGCAAGGAAGTGCGCCTCGAAGATCAGGGTCGATGGTGGCCGGGGCCGGACGGACATCCGCAGCTGGCACGCGGCGTCGTCCGCATCGTCGACGACCAGTATCTCGAACAGCAGCGCCTGCTCGTGCGCAATGACCTCGACGAACTGACAGGCCAGCTCAATCGCATCCGTCTGACGCAAGCCCTAGGCACCGTGCTCTCGCGCACCGAACGCGACCGCCGCTCCTGCGCGTTCCTCATGATCTCCGTCAACAACTTGGCGGTCATCAACGAGACGTTCGGCTTGGAAGTCGGCGACGAGGTCATTGCGGAGGTCGGACGCCGGATTAGAGCCAAGCTGCGTGGCGGCGATGTCATCGGCCGCTACTCCGCGAATAAGTTCGGTATCATCCTGATGAACTGCGGAGCGAGGGCCGCTGAAACAGCAGCCGAGCGCTTCATCGAAGCCGTCCGCGATACAACCATCAAGACCACGGCAGCTCAGCTGTCCGCAACGATCTCTCTTGGCGGCGTCATCATCCCTGACCAGGCCAATTCCGTTCAGGACACGGTGAACTTCGCTTTGCGGACGTTGGACATCGCCAAATCGAAGCGCTTTGATTGCTTCGTGCTCTACGAGCCTTCACCCGCCGGAGACGGAGCGCGCGTTCGCAATAAAACGATCGCCGAAGGCGTAGTCAGCGCTCTCGACGAAAATCGCATGCGTCTGATGCTTCAGCCGATGATCGCGACGAGAAGTGGTAAGGCCGAGATCTACGAGGCGCTGCTGCGGATGGAACGGCATGACGGAAGTCTCGTTTCTGCCGGCGAGTTCGTGCCCATTGCCGAGCAGCTTGGCCTTTCGCGCCTCATCGATCGCCGGACGCTCGAATTGACGGTCGATCTCTTGATGAAGCACAGCGATTTGGTCGTGTCCGTCAACGTATCGGGCCTGACCTGCACTGACAAAGAATGGCTGCTGACGCTACACCGTTTGACTGCGGGCCAGCCCGACGTGCTCGGACGGATGATCGTTGAGATTACGGAAACGGTCGCGCTTCAGGAGATCGATCAGTCCGTCACCTTTGTCGATACCTTGCGGGAACTCGGTTGCCGCGTGGCAATCGACGATTTTGGCGCGGGCTACACGTCCTTCAAAAATCTGAAGCTGCTCAATGTCGATATGGTGAAAATCGACGGCGCTTTCGTGAAGAACGTGGCCGACGATAAGAGCGACCAGATCTTCGTAAAAACAATGATCGATCTTGCGAAGTCGTTCGGCGTGGAAACAGTCGCCGAATGGGTCGGCGATGAGCGTTCCGCGAATTACCTGATCGACGCTGGCGTCACGTACATGCAGGGTTATTACTACGGACAGCCCTTCGACAGCTCTGACTACGTCAAAGCTGCCTGA
- the rpmF gene encoding 50S ribosomal protein L32: protein MAVPRKKTSPMKRGQRRSHDALTAKPYVEDKDSGERRRPHHIDLKSGKYRGRQILPPAVEE, encoded by the coding sequence ATGGCAGTTCCGCGCAAAAAGACGTCCCCCATGAAGCGGGGCCAGCGTCGTTCTCACGATGCCCTCACGGCGAAGCCGTACGTTGAGGACAAGGACAGTGGCGAGCGTCGCCGTCCTCACCACATCGACCTGAAGTCGGGCAAGTACCGTGGCCGGCAGATCCTGCCGCCCGCAGTCGAAGAATAA
- a CDS encoding outer membrane protein, with translation MKSFPVKSAFGGALLLLTASGGAWAADLGPYQPYNPPPQPEVRYESPSIWQGAYVGINGGYGWSNSNFTKPEGGFGGAQVGYNWQRGRLVFGIEGDFQGGDIGGRATTAFDDNVRSNINWFSTVRGRVGIATGPWLLYGTGGVAFADVDTRIRFDNGDKWKSSGTQTGYAVGGGVEWAFAQNWSAKAEYLYVGLGEDAFGLNQDFQSVRLGLNYKF, from the coding sequence ATGAAATCGTTTCCAGTCAAATCCGCGTTCGGCGGAGCCTTGCTCTTGCTCACCGCGAGCGGTGGCGCCTGGGCTGCCGATCTTGGCCCTTATCAGCCCTACAACCCGCCGCCCCAGCCGGAAGTGCGCTACGAGTCGCCTTCGATCTGGCAGGGCGCTTACGTTGGTATCAACGGTGGCTATGGATGGTCGAATTCGAACTTCACGAAGCCTGAGGGTGGCTTCGGTGGTGCTCAGGTCGGTTACAACTGGCAGCGCGGGCGCCTAGTCTTCGGTATCGAGGGCGACTTCCAAGGCGGCGATATTGGCGGCCGGGCCACGACGGCCTTCGACGACAACGTTCGCTCCAACATCAACTGGTTTTCGACCGTTCGCGGTCGCGTAGGTATCGCGACCGGACCTTGGCTGCTTTACGGCACGGGCGGCGTCGCGTTTGCCGATGTCGACACGCGCATTCGCTTCGATAACGGCGACAAATGGAAGAGCTCTGGCACCCAGACCGGCTACGCCGTCGGCGGCGGTGTGGAATGGGCATTCGCTCAGAACTGGAGCGCCAAAGCCGAATATCTCTATGTCGGCTTGGGCGAGGATGCTTTTGGCTTGAACCAAGACTTCCAGAGCGTACGTCTGGGCTTGAACTACAAGTTCTGA
- the phbB gene encoding acetoacetyl-CoA reductase: protein MARVALVTGGTRGIGHAISIALKSKGYRVAASYAGNDAAAQAFQAETGIPVYKFDVGNYDATEKAVQQITKDVGPIEVLVNNAGITRDVMFHKMTKQQWDEVIGTNLNGLFNVTRQVWEGMRARKFGRVINISSINGQKGQMGQVNYSASKAGDIGFTKALAQEGARAGITVNVICPGYIATEMVKAVPQDVLEKSILPQIPVGRLGEPDEIARCVVFLASDDAGFITGSTLTANGGQYLAG from the coding sequence ATGGCTCGGGTTGCCCTCGTCACCGGAGGCACGCGCGGCATTGGCCACGCAATTTCGATCGCTCTTAAGAGCAAAGGCTACCGTGTCGCCGCTAGCTACGCCGGCAACGATGCCGCTGCGCAAGCATTCCAGGCCGAGACGGGTATCCCCGTCTACAAGTTCGACGTCGGCAACTACGACGCGACGGAAAAAGCAGTCCAGCAGATCACCAAGGATGTCGGCCCCATCGAGGTTCTCGTGAACAACGCCGGCATCACGCGCGACGTCATGTTCCATAAGATGACGAAGCAGCAGTGGGACGAAGTCATCGGAACGAACCTCAACGGCTTGTTCAATGTCACCCGTCAGGTTTGGGAAGGAATGCGCGCCAGAAAGTTCGGACGCGTCATCAACATCTCCTCGATCAACGGTCAGAAAGGCCAGATGGGCCAAGTCAACTACTCGGCATCGAAAGCCGGTGACATCGGGTTCACGAAGGCATTGGCGCAGGAAGGCGCGCGCGCCGGCATCACCGTCAACGTCATCTGCCCGGGCTACATCGCGACCGAGATGGTCAAGGCCGTTCCCCAGGACGTTCTCGAGAAGAGCATTCTTCCGCAAATCCCGGTGGGCCGCCTCGGCGAACCCGACGAGATCGCACGCTGCGTGGTGTTCCTCGCATCCGACGACGCGGGCTTCATCACCGGCTCGACGCTGACTGCCAACGGCGGCCAGTATCTCGCGGGCTGA
- a CDS encoding acetyl-CoA C-acetyltransferase encodes MSQDASTIVIASAARTPVGSFNGSLASLPASKLGEIAIKAALQRANVPAGDVSEVILGQVLTAAQGQGPARQASVGAGIPVDSPAWSINQICGSGLRAVALGMQQIQTGGASIVVAGGQESMSQSAHAAHMRDGTKMGDIKFIDTMVKDGLWDAFNNYHMGTTAENVARQWQITREEQDKFAVASQNKAEAARKAGKFKDEIAPVTIKGKKGDTVVDQDEYIKDGVTYDGIAKLRPAFDPKEGTVTAANASGINDGAAVVVLMTAEEAKKRGITPLARIVSWATTGVDPSIMGTGPISASKKALEKAGWTINDLDLIEANEAFAAQALAVNKGLGWDTDKVNVNGGAIAIGHPIGASGARILNTLVYEMQRRDAKKGLATLCIGGGMGVAMCVARD; translated from the coding sequence ATGAGCCAGGACGCTTCGACAATTGTTATTGCGAGTGCGGCACGCACACCTGTCGGTTCCTTCAACGGCAGTTTGGCGTCACTGCCCGCCTCGAAGCTGGGTGAGATCGCAATCAAGGCGGCGCTCCAGCGCGCCAATGTGCCGGCAGGCGATGTCTCCGAAGTTATTCTCGGACAGGTTCTGACCGCAGCCCAGGGCCAAGGCCCAGCCCGCCAAGCTTCTGTCGGCGCAGGCATTCCAGTGGATTCTCCGGCCTGGAGCATCAACCAGATCTGCGGTTCCGGTCTCCGCGCCGTGGCGCTCGGAATGCAGCAAATTCAAACGGGCGGCGCATCGATCGTCGTCGCTGGTGGCCAGGAAAGCATGAGCCAGTCGGCTCACGCGGCCCATATGCGCGACGGCACGAAGATGGGCGACATCAAGTTCATCGATACGATGGTGAAGGACGGCCTCTGGGACGCGTTCAATAATTATCACATGGGCACGACGGCCGAGAACGTCGCCCGCCAGTGGCAGATCACGCGCGAAGAGCAGGACAAGTTCGCCGTCGCTTCGCAGAACAAGGCCGAAGCTGCTCGGAAGGCCGGTAAGTTCAAGGACGAAATTGCGCCCGTCACGATCAAGGGCAAGAAGGGCGATACCGTCGTCGACCAGGACGAATACATCAAAGACGGCGTCACCTATGACGGCATCGCCAAGCTGCGTCCGGCCTTCGACCCCAAGGAAGGTACCGTCACGGCTGCGAACGCATCTGGCATCAACGATGGCGCAGCCGTCGTCGTGCTGATGACCGCGGAAGAAGCCAAGAAGCGCGGAATTACCCCGCTGGCGCGCATCGTTTCGTGGGCGACCACTGGCGTCGATCCCTCGATCATGGGCACCGGTCCGATCTCCGCCTCGAAGAAAGCGCTCGAGAAAGCCGGTTGGACGATCAACGATCTTGATTTGATCGAAGCCAACGAGGCCTTCGCAGCGCAAGCACTCGCAGTGAACAAGGGCCTCGGCTGGGATACGGACAAGGTCAACGTCAACGGCGGCGCCATTGCAATCGGTCATCCGATCGGCGCATCCGGCGCGCGCATCTTGAATACGCTCGTTTATGAAATGCAGCGCCGTGACGCCAAGAAGGGCCTCGCCACGTTGTGCATCGGCGGCGGCATGGGCGTCGCTATGTGCGTCGCGCGAGACTGA